Genomic DNA from Salvia miltiorrhiza cultivar Shanhuang (shh) chromosome 1, IMPLAD_Smil_shh, whole genome shotgun sequence:
TGTTGAGTTCATTCTCATATTCGttatgtaattttaaatagGTTGCAGCAAGAAATTACTCAACTCAACCCCACATGAGAGTTAGTCATTTTTAGAGTAAGTTTATAAACTTCACCTCATCAAACTTTTACTCACTTTGCGACTTTGAGACCGCAACAAGGAATTACTCAACTCAACCCCATATGATAGATGTGTGGTAAGAGTTTTGCAATATTGAATAATACTTTGAGTATGATTTACATAAGCCTCCATATCACTGGCTTTTTCCCACACCAAACTTATATATTCTAAGACTAGATATTAACTACTATATTTGTCAACATTGCCTGCTTCGGAGGTAAGAATGCATACAGAATTTGGCCATCagaaactaattaaatattctttgtaaaaaaaaacatagagCTTTTAATTTGAAGACTGGCCTGAATATGATAAGTAGAATTGCATAATAGGTACTTCAAATTGAGAAGTTATTGTTTCATAAAATTGTatgtaaatatttttcaattttacgCATGTATGTTTCTACAATGATAATATATGCACATGAAATTCCAAAATTCTGTCATCAATCTAGAAAAATTTTGCTGcaaatatctaaaaaaatttatatcttcATACATTCGTCCCTTCACCAATTACTGCACGATATGAACATTCGCCACAAACCAACCAAACTATCATTGTGTGTGTCATCTTAAGGCAATATAGACAACAAATACATGTACGTGTTTAGCTTTgtataataattttcaaattaggatattaattttttgtttttgttttttcagaTATGATTATGTTTAGAAGTGAAAAGTATAAAGTAGTACAATTGGGGAGACTTCTCCACGTTAATTTTGGTACTCATAGGACAATGATACAAGGTGAATACAAAAGGTGCCCTTCATGCTGTCATTTAACGTGTGCTTAATTttcatgtaattttttatttgttggaAGTGTAATCATTACTTGGTTTTGTACATTTCATTTTGAGTTTTTACTTTGTAAGaattaagtaattaaaaaaagtagCATTTTGGATTGATAAAGTTGATTCAATGTTTACTTAAATGTGCATTATTTTTGCAGACTATGAATGATATAGTGTGGACTCTTCCTACTTCTAATTAGCAAAAAATTGTGAATAAAGTAGCATTCGATTCATTTTGACGTAGTTGAAATGGTGTGGAAAATCCAAAAGAAGAGTTGGCTTATGATTTTGATAATGTGATATTTATGGGATGTTCGGGAACTATACTGTTGAAGGTTTAAGGTGACGAGTAACTGGCAGGATGGGTAAGAAGGAACTGGAGGAAGAATTAACCTCATTCTAGACATAAATCATTCACTTcctaatgaaaaataatttaatgattGTGTGGATATATTTTACTCATTCAATAAAACCTCatatatttttcttgaaaaatgtaggataaAGCATCTGAAAGTACTGCCTACAAGCTatccatgatgatgatgaagcaaAGCAAAGGAAAATTTTCTTCCGACACCATCGGCAACCAATATCTTAATCTCTTGCATCACAACTTCATTGAGTTGATTGGTACGAAACTCTAGAGTTTTACTTCAAGTTTTAGAGCTTAGTTTGAGAGTTAAGAAATGTAGCAATCTTGAAAGATTTGTGAGCTACATACTCCTTCTATTATCTTAAGTTTCTTGAGTGTAAAATGTAAAGTGTTGAGTGTTAGTTGTGAAATCTTTGGCTTCTcgtccgtggatgtagatcgaaccacgtaaaccgGTGTCTTGTTCTCTTTTGCATTTACTTCTTGTTGCTCATTTTTCACAAACAAATCCACAAACAAATGGTGCCGTTTATGGGAAAGAAAGGAGACCGTGTTCGACGCGAAGACTGTTGGGGAGAAAAGGTCTGATTTGAGAAGAATTTACTTCAAGACTGCATTGTCAGCTCGATATTGATTGCAATTCAATCAATGGCCACTGCTAAATTCGACACCGAAAAATTTACAGGGAAAAACGATTTCTCCTTATGGAGATTGCAAATGAAGGCCATACTTATTCAACAAGGATTGGCTGATGAATTGAAACCAGAAAAGGCactcattaattaaattaagattttattaaaaagaaaaagaagaagaaaaaagaaaaataaaaacccttgagagcacaaaggagcaaactaagggccgagcctcattaaaacccatTTAAGGCAAACCCGAGAGGGAAAATCCTTAAatgggaaaaagagtactcgtctaagaaCAAATCTACGAGGGAGCGGAAAAGAGACAGCTTCAgaagctccggcctaaccatctcCTCTAAGCAGCTCGGCTCCCAAGCGCAGAAACAGAAAAGCCAACGAACAAGACAAAAAACAAGCGAGGCCGAAGACACAGGAGAAGCTGAAAACCAGAAAACAAAAGAACGAGATAGCGCTCCAAGAATCAACATATCAATGACGGAAGCTGTTGATTCGCAACAAGACTCGACGCTAAACAACCCCAGAAGGTCGTTCACGGAGAACCAACGGAACCCGACCAGCAGTGTCCCAGCATCGAGCGCACCCGGATGCTGAAAAAAGACACAACTGACGTCCCAACCCAAACTCTGAACTCTGTCCCAACAAACCTTGAAAAACTGCCCAGCCAACCAAAGCAAACGCCACATGAAAAACCTAGGAAATCATGCGAAGATGAGAGTTCGCAGCCATGTCAACCCGAACAGCATGTTTAATTTCATCAATCTCGTGAGGCCACCACCCCACGGTTCTCTCAAGATTGGCCATGATGTCAGCAACCTTATTACCTTCTCTAAAAATGTGAGTGATGTGAAGCCGAAAAGTCAAAAGAGAATCCAAAACCTCCTCCCAAAGAGACTTAAATCTCCAAGGTACATCTTTAGCACGATTTTGCAAGAGACCAACCACGTAAGTCGAGTCAGATTCAATCTAGAGATCAGTCCATCCTCTTGTCTTGGCAATTTTGACAGCTGAAATCACCGCAAAAAGCTCCGATTCGAAGGCATAGCCCACTCCCAATTTATAGTGAAAACACCCACGCACCCAACCCCAGTGATCACGAAACACTCCACCCGCTCCGAGCACCCCTGGAGCGCCTCGAGCCGAcccatcagtattcactttaATCCAATGCTCCGTAGGAGGCCACCATTTCACTGTGATAAATCTTGGCGGAGGAGTCGCCCTACCTTTCACGCCAATAGTGCGAAGAATGATGTAATTAGTCCAATTGTTGCTCATGTGACCCAGATGTTTGAAATTGTTCTCAATCTCCAAGAAGGCCACTTTGACAACATGAATGACATGCTTGTAGGAAAAATTCTTGTCCTCAAAAATGCAGTTGTTCCGCTGCGACCAAATCGCCCAAATCATGGTGATAATGCCAGCCTTCCAGAAATTACTAACCTGAGTGCTAAGCTCCCGATTCCAAGCTAAGAcaaaaaaactatgaatatccaTCATATGCTTACCTTGGGGAAACTGAAACCAATCTAAAAATTCCATCCAAGCATTCTGAACAGTCCCAAAAAATGTGATCAGTCGTTTTCGCGTCCTTCATGCAAATAGTACACCGATTCGGCATTATTAAACCGTGCCGAATAAGACGATCATACGTTGGCATACGGTCATGGATGAGCCGCCAGCAAACTAAAGAACGACGGGCAGGGATAAAAGGTTCCCAAAGCCAGGAGCCCCATCTCACCTTCGGGAAATAATGACCATGACGAGCAAAAGCCAAGATCGGAGTAACCTTCCCCTGCAGCGAAGGTTTCCAAAATCTGATATCTTTATCACCAATAGGAGTCAAAAGAATATCACAGACCGTCTTAGGAAAGATGTTCACAAAGTCTTGAGTAAAGTGCCAAACTCCATCATAGAAATAGTCGGCCACCGTCTGGGTAAGAGTTTCCTTCAGGAAAAAAGGAACTTTACAAACGTCAACAAGACGATATCCCAACCAATCATCAAGCCAAAAAAATGTGGAAGTGCCGTCACCAATATAGCTGAACGAATCAGTGACCAGATCACCAATCTCCTCACGCAGACCACTCCAGATAGAAGAGGGAGCAGTTTGCCTAACGATACCACAAGGAGTTAAATAACGCTGGCGCATAAAATCATAGCCAAAGCTCTCACCTTCAATAACCTTCCAAGCCATTTTCATGAGAAAGCACTTGTTCATAGTGACAAAAGACCGAATACCAAACCCTCCCTCATTTTTAGAAGCACAAACTCTGCTCCAGCTAACCGAACTGGTAGGAGTTTTCCGGATGTTCCCATTCCAAAGAAAGTTTCTGCATTTAGCATCTAAGTCTCTCAACAACCTTCTAGGCTATCTATACACCATCATCGAATGAGTGAGAGAACTGCTGATCACCGAATTAATCAAGCAGAGACGTCCAGCCATGGAGAGATGAACATCTTTCCAACGAGCAAACTTATTCACAATCCTGTCATGAATACTCCGAAGATAAACAGCTTTCACTTTGCCTCTAAAAAGAGGAATCCCCAAATAAGTGAAAGGAAAGGAGCCCAGAGAAATAGCCAGCTCCCGCATCACCCGCCTCTTCGCCCGAGTAGTCACCTTATCAGAGAAGAAAATCTGGGACTTATCCTGACTGAAAATCTGTCCAGATATAAGACCATAATAATCAAGAATCTTGCGGAGAGTCTTAGCATTAGCCCTAGTAGCTTTGCAAAAAATGAGAATGTCGTCCGCATAAAGAAGATGAGTAGGAAAAGGAACTCCCCTGCAGAAAATCATAGGCTCCAGATGACCAGAATGCACACAATTGAGAAACAACTCGCTAAGAACGTCTTCAGCAATACCAAAGAGAATCGGAGATAGAGGATCCCCCTGTCTGACCCCTCTAGAGCAACTGAAGTAACCTCGAAGCTCCCCATTGTAAAGAATCGAAAGACGAGCAAAATGTAAAATCACTCTGATCCAACCAATAAACCGATTGCTGTAACCACACACCTCCAGAACGTTGAGCAAGAAATCCCACCTAAGAGTGTCAAAAGCTTTGGTGATGTCAACTTTGCACGCCATATTCTGACCACCATTCGTACGGTGCATGCAATTAGCTCCCTCAGAGCCAAGCATGATACAATCATGAATGGAACGCCCACTTATGAAACTAAATTGATTTCTAGAAACATGCTGCGCAGTGACGTAACTGAGCCGGGTCGCCAAGACttttgaaataattttgaaCAGAAAGTTCGAAAGAACAATAGGCCTCAAATCAGCAACGGTATTCACGACCTATTTCTTGGGAATAAGAATGAGAGTATTTGCGTTACACCCTTGAGGAAGATACGAACGCATGAAAAAGGAAATCACAGCTTTCCAAATATCGATCTTGATAACATCCCAGCAAGTGTGAAAGAAACGACCAGAGAATCCATCCGGGCCAGGCGAACTGTGGGGATCCATTTGGAAAACCGCCGTAGTAATCTCCTCCTCATTCGGCCAACGAGACAACATCTCATTCAGATTATCCGAGATCCTATGATCCAGAACCGCTTCTACCTCCACGATATTGGCCGGAGCCTGGTTAGTCTCAGTAAATAAGGTCGAGAAAAAATCCACAATGTGATCGCCAATAATGCCCTGATCAACACACGCCTCCCCGCTAATCATCAAATGCGAAATAATGTGCGGCTTTCTTCTAAACTTGATCATGTTATGAAAGAACGTCGTGTTTCTGTCACCATCCTGAAGGCACTCCACTCTACTTTTCTGCTTAAGAAGAGCATTCTTTCTAGAAAGCGCCATGTTAATATTGGCTTGCGCAGAAACCTCTTTATCGAACAGCTCCTCCGTATAGCCATCCTCAGCAATCATGTTCTGAATATCCAAGAGCTCTTGTTGTTTCTCCATAAGCAAAGAATCAACATGACCAAAGGTCGACTTGTTCCACAGACGAAGATCTTTCTTAAGTCTCTTCAGCTTAGCCATGACCGTGTAAATAGGGCAAGTAAAAATAGCCTCCTTATCCCAGGAATGCCTCACAGTCTCCAAAAAATCAGGATGCAAACTCCACATATCAAGGAATCTAAAAAACTTCCTGGCTTTCTGCTCCATCTGACAAGACAACACAATCGGCGAGTGATCCGAAGTGATCCTAGGAAGCACGTGAGTGAAAACTGAATGCCAAGGCGAAGCGAAGGTTTCAGAAAAAAAAGTACGATCCAGCATAGATTCCACATGAGACGGCATAAATCTCCGACCAGACCAAGTATATTTCAGCCCCACAGTAGGAGATTCAATGCAACCCAGAGcatcaataaaatcacaaaaatcAGCACAAGCCGTTGCATTAGGCAAACAGTTACTACTCCTCTCATGAGCACCTTTCACCGCATTGAAATCACCAATGACAACAAAATCCCTCACGAGATGATTAATGATATCCATCCAGAGTTGACGCCTCTCCAAATGAGACGAAGACCCATGAACAATAGCCGTACAAAACTGGCGCGTCCTCCACACGCAGTCCACAATCACAACCTGATCCGAGGAGAAAACCACATCAGTACTCACGTCAGGATGATTAACAATCCAAATGTTAGAACACATATTCAATCTAGAATTCTGAAAACAATTAATAAGGTTAAGAGACTTCCAGAAACTGCTAGCAGTGTTGGAAAACGCTGCTTTAGGTTCGATGATACCGACAATCAAAGGAGAAAAGGAGCGACAGTGCTCCTTTAAGATAAGTTTAGATTCGTCTGTGATACCACGCACGTTCCAAACCAGAAAATTCATCGATCACTTCTTTTGGGTAAGCGCATCAGCCCTTTCAACTTCCGCCGCCCAGCTCTTTGCAGCAGCCACATTCGACATCGCGCGCGTGCTGGTCGAACCATCATTGACAATCACAAAGTCCCGCGGCTGTCCCCCAGTTTCCCAAGCTTCGAATAATTGCTCCTTTATAGTCTCCACCGATTCAGCGTTTGGCTCAACCGTCTGATCAGGTGGTCGACGCAAATGACTCTTAATGCTATCCGCTCCAGGAACCTGCTTTCTATCAGTGACTTTAGTTTGGCCTGGCGGCCTCCCCCGTTTCTTCATCAGTGGGACCGTCTCTTTACCCTTGGAAATAGTCTTAGCGTTATTAGACACCATCTCGGTAACCCGCTGTATACTCCTCTCTTTTTCCATGCGTTGTAAGGCAGCAGCTTTCTCCTTCTCATCAAGGCTCGAAAAACTTCCTGATCCATTGTCATCAACCCCATGCACCGCCTCCACATCCAAAGGTTTAATCACCTGTTCAGTCACCTCCTCATCCAAAGGTTTTATCATTTGTCCAGTCACTACAAAAGGAGAATCGACCTGCTTTTCCACAGCTAAAATAGTTTCTTCCGCCATCTCAATCATCGGTATTTTGTCCGCCTCAATAATTTCTTCCTCGTCCGAATCCGACTCTGCCTCCGTTCTAGCGTCTTGTATGTCATCATCTTTATTCCCATATATCTCGTTAACCTGCTCCAAAGCCTGAAAACGGCTGCCACTCTAAAGACCCAACTCCTGTCCCTTAGTCGTGTTCTGCCGAGGCCGCCATCCCGATTGTGGTTTAGTCCATTGTTCATTTTTCTCGACCAAAGCAGTCTCATGTGTCCTTGCATCATCAGTCTTTCGAGTTCTTGCATCATCATCCTGACCTCCATTCCCCGAATCATGACCATCCTTATTCCCTTCATCGCCGACAATCTTTCTACCTTTCACCCTTTTATTGCAATTCTCCAACAAGTGTCCCGTTATTTTGCATTTGGTGCAGAACTTCGGGAGTTGCTCGTAGTAGAATTCCACATAGAACGATCTGTCATGGCCGTCGATAGATACCGAATCTAGCAGAGGGAGCGCCAAATCCACTTCTACCAGCACCCTAGCAAAGTTTCCAACATCACCATCAGCAGTGGCTCTGTCCACCTTGAGCGACACTCCCACCGAATTTCCGATGCTTGATATGATCTCCTTCGTCCAGTACTTAACTGGAAGGTAATAGATACGCATCCAAATTTGACAAATCGAGGAGATTTCCTTATAAGGATCAAAATTCCTCACCCAATCACGTAACCGCAGCGTACCATAATTTAAAGTCCACATGATTTTCTTCTTAGCCAAGTTTTTATCAGCAGCAGTAGAGAAACGTAGAGTGTAGAAGCCCTTACTCATGGGTATAACTTGCCATACAGAAGAAATCTGCCATAACGCTTGGAGGTCCTTCTTCAATTCCATTGCCGCCTTAGGTTTTTCTCCTTTTTGAAGCAAAAGACGTCCGATCAAAGCATGTTGAAATTGTTTCAAGCGATCTTGAATCATGGTCTCCGGAATTTTGAGGGAGAGGATCCCGTTGATCGTGACGGGCTGGATCGTCGCACATCTATGCACCGGAACATCAGGTTTTCTGAAAGTTTGGGGCTTGATAATATTGGCATAAGTTGTTCTTTGAGTAGTAGCGGGCTGCTTCTCCATCGTGGAGTCAACCTCGTGAAGATTCACGGTTTCAGAGTTAATAGGATCCTCCGCGATGGCCTGAGTAGCAGCTGTCATGGGAGGAACCCTAGTGTCGTTAGCATCAGCCATCGGAACCCTAGCAGCCATCGAAGCCCTAACAGCAGAGCTCTCCGTAAGAGAATGATTATGGGGCAGAAAGTTGGAAGAAACAATAGGAACGTTCAAACGAGAGTTATCCGACGCTGGAGACATAGCTTCAGCCGGCGACGCAACCGGTGAAATCATGAGAAAAACGGCGGTGAAAGTTTcttgaaaattagggttttcatGCTCCGAGGATCTTCTTTACAAAATTCAACCAGAAAAGGCACTCAAGGAGGGAGAAACCAAGGTGAAACATGAGGAAATGCTACAGAATGCACACAACTTAAGCTAGGCTAGATTAAGCTAGACTGTTTATTTATCTCTTGTCTTCCATGTGTTTGGCAGGCAAGATTA
This window encodes:
- the LOC131008189 gene encoding uncharacterized protein LOC131008189, with the translated sequence MNFLVWNVRGITDESKLILKEHCRSFSPLIVGIIEPKAAFSNTASSFWKSLNLINCFQNSRLNMCSNIWIVNHPDVSTDVVFSSDQVVIVDCVWRTRQFCTAIVHGSSSHLERRQLWMDIINHLVRDFVVIGDFNAVKGAHERSSNCLPNATACADFCDFIDALGCIESPTVGLKYTWSGRRFMPSHVESMLDRTFFSETFASPWHSVFTHVLPRITSDHSPIVLSCQMEQKARKFFRFLDMWSLHPDFLETVRHSWDKEAIFTCPIYTVMAKLKRLKKDLRLWNKSTFGHVDSLLMEKQQELLDIQNMIAEDGYTEELFDKEVSAQANINMALSRKNALLKQKSRVECLQDGDRNTTFFHNMIKFRRKPHIISHLMISGEACVDQGIIGDHIVDFFSTLFTETNQAPANIVEVEAVLDHRISDNLNEMLSRWPNEEEITTAVFQMDPHSSPGPDGFSGRFFHTCWDVIKIDIWKAVISFFMRSYLPQGCNANTLILIPKK